Within Streptomyces roseirectus, the genomic segment GCGTAAATTGACGCCATGCCCCTGCCCCCCACCATCCGCGTACTCACCTACAACATCCGCTCCCTCAGGGACGACCCCCAAGCCCTGGCCCGCATCATCAAGGCGGCCACCCCCGACCTGGTCCTCCTCCAGGAAGCCCCCCGCTTCTTCCGCTGGCGCAAGAAACTGGCCCGCCTGGCAAGGGCCGCGGACCTGGTCGTCCTCACCGGCGGCGGCACCGCGGCGGGCCCGGCGATCCTCTGCTCCCTCCGCACGACAGTGGAACGCACGGAGGACGTCCTCCTCCCTCTGACCACCGGCAACCACCGACGCGGCTTCGCGACGGCGGTCGTCCGCATCGGCAACGCCCGCCTGGGAGTCCTCAGCACCCACCTCTCCCTGGACGAGGAGGAGCGCTACGACCAGACGGCCACCCTCCTCGACCGGCTGGCCGGCCTGGGCGTGGACCACGCCATCGCGGGCGGCGACATCAACGAGACCCCGGACGGCCGCTCGTTCAGGCGGCTCGCGGAGACCTTGCAGGACACCTGGGCCACCGCCCCCTGGGGCACCGAGCACACGTTCCCGGCGACCGCCCCGGACACCAGGATCGACGCCATCTTCACGACGAAGGGCATCGAGGTCCTGACCGCCGGCGTCCCCAGGGACTTCCCCGGCATCACGGAGAACGACCTGAGGGCGGCCACGGACCACCTCCCGGTCCTGGCCACCCTCAGAATCCCCGGCTGACCGGGGTCAACTCCCCGGCCGGCAAGGGTCAGACGACCGCCCCGCGCCCGGGATCGTCGTCCCCCTCCTCGTCCGTCCGCATCCGCATCACCAGCGTCGCGAACCCGCCGAGGAACCCGCCGATCCCGACGGTCGCGAGCCACCACGTCATGTCCCAGCCGAACAGCACCGCGAACAGCAGCAGGACGGGCCCGCCGACGACACCGAGCCAGGCGAACTTCGCGGTGGTATCGGCCTCGGGCAGCGGTGGCGGCTCCGGCGGCACGAAGTGCCCCTCGTCGTCCGGGCCGAGGTCGTCGTCGCTGGGTTCCGCCGGGGTGTAGTCGCGGGGGCCGACGCCGGGCGCGAACGTCACGGAACCGCCGAGCGGCTTGTCGTCGGACGGACCGGAGGGCGTGCCGGGGTCGGCGGCGGCCGGGTCCTTCGGGGCGGGCGGCTTCTCGTCGTCGTTGGTCTGCGCCTCCAGCAGCGCCAGGTCCTCCACCGACTTGAACGGCCGGGCGCCCGGCGGGTCCTTGGGCTCGTCGCCGTACCCGGCGACGATGGCCGCCCAGGCGGCCTCCTCGTCGAACGGGACGTTCTGCTCCTTGGGCTCCGCGTTGTCCTCGCGGTCGGAGTCGTGCTCAGCCACCTGCCGTCGTCCCTTCCTCAGCGACACCCCTGCCAGCTGCGAGCCGGTCGATGAACGCGACGCTCTCCTCGACGACGCGGTCCGCGTCGTGGTCCAACGTCGCGACGTGGTAGCTCTGTTCCAACACGATCTCGCGTACGTCCAACGACGAGATCCGGCTCAGGATCCGCGCGGAGTCCGCCGACGGGACGACATGGTCCTGAGCGCTGCGCATCAGCAGCACCGGCTGTGTCACCCGGGGCAGTTCGCCGTCCAGCTTCCGCAGCGCGTTGCGCAGCGAGTGGGCACAGTGCAGCGGCACCCGGTCGTACCCCAGCTCCTCGACGCCCTCCTTCGCGATGTCGCTCGCGATGCCCGGCGTCGTCCGCACGAGGTGCCGGGCCACCGGGAGGGCGTACGCGGCGAGGCCGTGCACCTTGTTCGCCGGGTTGACGACGACCACGCCGGTGACCGCCGCGCCGTGCTTCGCGGCCAGCCGCAGCGCGAGGGCGCCGCCCATGGACAGGCCCGCTACGAACACCGTCGTGCACCGCTCGCGCAGGGCGTGCAGCTCGCGGTCCAGCTCGGCGTACCAGTCGGGCCAGCCCGTGAGCGCCATGTCCTCCCAGCGCGTGCCGTGGCCCGGCAGGAGCGGCAGCGAGACCGACAGGCCGCGCGCGGCGAGCCGCTTCGCCCAGGGGCGCAGCGACTGGGGGGAACCGGTGAAGCCGTGACAGAGCAGGACGCCGACCTCTCCGCCCTCGTGGCGGAACGGCTCTGCTCCGGGAAGGACCGGCACGGTCGGTCTCCTCTTTTTCAAAGGGCACATGAGCGGGGTGAGGAGTTCACCGTACGCGACCGCACTGACACCGACCAGGCCCGTCGGCCGGTTCCGGCGTCCTGCGGGTTAAGGTCTGTTCGACACAAACAGGAGGCAGTCGGTTGTTGTACGGCGCGATGAAGGTCGCTATCGGGGGACCGCTCAAGGTCACCTTCAGACCCTGGGTGGAGGGCCTGGAGAACATCCCGGAGGACGGCCCCGCGATTCTGGCGAGCAACCACCTCTCGTTCTCCGACTCGTTCTTCCTGCCGGCGGTCCTCGACCGCAAGGTGACGTTCATCG encodes:
- a CDS encoding endonuclease/exonuclease/phosphatase family protein, whose protein sequence is MPLPPTIRVLTYNIRSLRDDPQALARIIKAATPDLVLLQEAPRFFRWRKKLARLARAADLVVLTGGGTAAGPAILCSLRTTVERTEDVLLPLTTGNHRRGFATAVVRIGNARLGVLSTHLSLDEEERYDQTATLLDRLAGLGVDHAIAGGDINETPDGRSFRRLAETLQDTWATAPWGTEHTFPATAPDTRIDAIFTTKGIEVLTAGVPRDFPGITENDLRAATDHLPVLATLRIPG
- a CDS encoding alpha/beta hydrolase, which translates into the protein MPVLPGAEPFRHEGGEVGVLLCHGFTGSPQSLRPWAKRLAARGLSVSLPLLPGHGTRWEDMALTGWPDWYAELDRELHALRERCTTVFVAGLSMGGALALRLAAKHGAAVTGVVVVNPANKVHGLAAYALPVARHLVRTTPGIASDIAKEGVEELGYDRVPLHCAHSLRNALRKLDGELPRVTQPVLLMRSAQDHVVPSADSARILSRISSLDVREIVLEQSYHVATLDHDADRVVEESVAFIDRLAAGRGVAEEGTTAGG